The DNA segment AACCTAAAAAAACCAATCTTATTCAGTTAGATTAGCCGATTAGTATACTTGTCAAATAACTTTTCTTATTACTTttctttacatatataattcaaataCGTGTGGGATGAGATGACATAAGTGTTACAAGAGAGAAACATGAGATCGTCTAAGGGTTCGAGAAAACCTAACATTATCTGGAAGAAAAATCTCATCTCATATATAGCGATGAGGTCAGTATCAAGCATGGGCTCAATCCAACTTCTGAAGATGGCTAAAGAAAAATCGATgaatttttgtcaaaatctGCCAACGTCATTGCATTTAGGAAAATTTATAGGATCATCCAACTTTCAATTCATGGCATTATCACTACGTGCTTAACTTATTCAGAATCTAATACTATATTGGGCTTGAGGTCCATTCATTATCAAGTTGGACACTGTTAAATAAGCCCATTAGTCTATCTCTTCCGTTCCTTTTACTAACAGCAGTGTCTACCTCTTCCTTCTCTGTGCTTATTGTatactttttcttttgaaaagagCAAATTGTATACTAGTTTACGTTGTAATTTTTTCTTATACGTACCTAATGCATGGTAACAGACTAATAGTCATTACgatttacaaataaaatataaatgctTAAAACTGTTCTAGAAAAGACGCTTGCGCGTTAAAATGTACTTTCATATAACCTATCTATAGACAAttgaccagaaaaaaaaaacaaaaatctaaccTATAAAGCTATACGACCAACTCTTACTGTGTGCCATACCTAAACCAAAACCTACAAAATAACCGAACTTAATTATCATACGAGCGAAAAAACATCCCAAAAGTTAAGTCGATATAATATTATCTAAAGCAATTGGAAATGAATTAAACCATCTTTTGTTGTGAGGCTGAGAGTAGTTGTCGCTTGTCAATGAGTAGGTGGAGCCGATCATATTATACGCTTTGGGAgaacaatatatatagttataccAAATAGTTGACTAGACCTAAAATTTCCATAACTAGCTTAGCGTTCTTCTGTTTTATTCGTCGAAATTAATAAACAGGATCTTTGATTCTTTGCTACAAAGGTATATTAATAAACTGGATAATAACCCTTCTCTACCATATTAACTATTTTGTGATTCGTAAAATccagataatatatattttcttaaaaactaatTCAGACTTTAGGTTAGAGACTTAGCCTAAGCTCACAAGATGTTACATCAGAAAACGAATTCTTCTTCTTGATTTGGCCAATAAGAACCATGTAATGCATTCACACCGAGATATTGTTGTGTCTATATTACGACACAccttatcaaatttaaaacaataaacaccCATCATTTTTTGgaaaacttttaaaagaaagACACCATCATTATAAGCTCATGATATCTACTACCAACTACTGACAATATTTTACACTATGGGCAAATCATCTATCATCAACCCAAGTAACTCTATATATAAACCGAAGATAACAGTCTTTGACATTTCAGTACTTGAATCATTTTTCtacattattattataatttattcagCTTTAGGttactaacttttttttgtaaaaatttagGTTACTAACTTCCTATACTAGTATAAGGAGATTATCATAAATTAACATGCTATTATTCATCACCTACAACttcatttagaaaaaaaatatctcaaatTACACTTTGGCATTTAGCAGGTGGAGGAAGAATAAAAGGTAGACCAGTCAACGGAATGCGACGAACAAAGTCACAATAATTTGCGTTTCGAAGGTTGTGGCCATAAGAAAGTATTCTATCTCACTAATCGAACGTGATGGGATTATCCACACTCTtctatgttttcaattttttaatctCTTCGTAAGGGCATAATTGATGGTCTAAGGCGTAATTGATCACactatctttttaaaaaaagaaacacactaaattttcataaatttcgaTTGACTTCAAACTTGTAAGTGTAATTTTGGTCGCAAATTAAAAGTACACCAAAAAATATTTcgtatttttttctttgaaagcAAAATATTAAAGCGACATTATTAGTACGTCTTGTTTGTAATGATATTTTACAGTATGTATAGTTTATTCACTGGTgactaaaaatatctaaatggTGTAGCTTTACTAAATTATGGGTGATTTTCAAACATCTTTTGGTGATAGtgtagatctttttttttttgcatggaGCCACCCGGGGTCCCAATACTGTAGTgataatatgttttgttttttttccattttgaCAAGATTGTATGATGcaaacaaatacaaaaatgTATGATGCGATCcaataaacccaaaaaaaaagtgcCCAACTTGAACGTAATACTTATATATTGACAATTAACAATACTTATCTATTAATTCGCAATAAAAAGCATTAACGCAATTTGAATAGGtattttccaaaaaataaaaaaaaattgaataggTAATGTTGAaaaagagtttgttttatgCGCATATTGACATTTGACAAACAAAGGTGCATTTGACATCATAGATGACATCATAGATTGATAGTGTATCCACCATGAAATAGTAAGGTAAAAGATGACCAAGATTTACTTAAAACACCATTAGACACCATTAATATATCAATAGCACTAGAAATAAACCAATATTAGTTACATCACTATCATCAATCTCTATCAGAAGTTTCCTATTCTATAgggtaaaaagaaaaaaaacaacaaaaagttATGTAAATcactacaaaatatataaaagtgtgtGTTGCATGGGTTGACCTGACTATTACGAGCACTAAGACCTCGTCCTTTCAATTTAGTCTGCGCTTGACACGGCACTCTCACGATGTTAAACAATCTCCCCTTTTGGACCTAAACGCGGTCACGTAGAATCAGTCACAGCCCAATTATTGTTTCTcctattttaatttgaaagctCAACGATTTAAACTCTGCCGTCATTCACCAGAAGCTGTCACTTTAACACTCGTAgtttctgtttcttttctctcttctcttccctAAGAGGCCACTCTCAtatcattttttcatttttctccaaagattcaaaatatttttcatctttaTATGTTTATCAAACTTTCAGAATTGAGAAACTTCTTGTTTAGATGGGAATTAATATCACTCAGCGGATAGAGAAGTTGCCTCATTCCTACAAGGTTGGTTGCAAGAATCtctttcattgttttttttctttgcctGTAATAACATTTTTGGTCTTGCTTTGTTTCAGATGCACTCTTCCATGTGCTTAGAGTTAAAGAACTTAGTTGATAGGGTCATGAGAATCTTTCCTGATATAGAAGATGCTAGACCAGGATCCTCCACAGGGATACAGACTCTATGCTTGATCAACAAAGCTTTGGAGAAAGCTAAGCTGCTTCTTCAATACTGCAGTGAATCCAGCAAACTCTACATGGTTTGTTCCTCTCACATTATCTTAAGCTAATTttctttgcaaaaaaaaaaaaatttggttgaaaagttaaaaagaaaaaataaatttatttgcaaaaaaaaaataaatgtctTTGCAAATGTGCATTATTTCAAAGCAGTGAATCCTAATATGTTGCTTCAATCTTCAGGCAGTAACAGGAGAAGCTATACTCTCAAGAGGTTGTAGAGCCAAAAAGTTATTAGAGCAAAGCTTAAGTGACATCAGAAGCATGGTACCGACAGTTTTGGCTACCAAGGTTTGTGTACCAAACTATATTtctgtcttttctttttatatgaaaaatgaaGAATCACTTATCAGAGTTTTGCTTGCAGATAACTCAAGTAGTCCAAGACCTTAGGTCAACTGTGTTGGCTCTAGAATcatctgaagaagaagctggGAAAGCTGTTAGAGAACTGATGCAAAGGAGCACAACCTCATCTGTTTCTTCTGATGAGGTTAGAGATTTCCATTATGCAGCACTGAAGCTCCATCTTTCAACACCTGAAGCCATTGTGATTGAGAGAAAATCCCTGAAGTCTCTTTTTGCAAAACTAGGCGAGTGTGAAGTGAACAAGAGACAGATTCTGAAGTACCTTCTCTGTCTTTTAAAGAAGCATGAGAAGATTATCTGGAGAGATCACAAAGAGAACTCCTTCACACATCTTAATGATTCTGTGTGTGCTAGTGCTGCAGAAGCAGGATGTTCTGAGGAGGAACAGAATGGTACACTTCCTGAGCATTTTAAGTGCCCTCTTTCTCTTACCGTCATGCATGATCCTGTCATCATCTCCTCAGGCCACACCTTTGAGAGGATGTGGGTTCAGAAATGGTTTGATGAAGGTAATGAGTCTTGTCCTAAAACAAGAAGGACACTAGATGACTTCACAATGAAGCCTAACGTGGCCATGAAGGAACAGATATCAAAGTGGTGCTCCAGGAACGGTCTTCATGTTCAAGATCCAACAACAAAGCAGACAAAGTCTTCACACAATCTTGACTTCTCCATTGCTAGCTTTGGAAGCTCTCTGTACAATCTTGACTTCTCGAGTAGGGACTTCAGCTCTAGCTTCTCAACTGATTCACCATCAAAGGGTGGTTACTTCATGCCAATGCAGACGATAGCTTCTGAGTCAGGAACTGAAGTCACAGACTCTAGTCAAAGCGAGGTGGAGATAGAGCCTTTAAGTGAACTTACTAAGCTTCCATGGGAGGCTCAGGTCAAGACCATTCAAGATGTAAGAAAACGTTTTGAGAACAACTCTAGAGCTTTTCAGTCTATGTCACCGAGTAAGTTTCTTGAGCCACTTGTCACGTTCTTGAAGAATGCTGCTGGCACCAATGGAGACACGATAAAGAGTGGGTTGGCTTTGTTGTTGACTTTCCTCAGTGGGAACAGAAGGGCTATAGAGGCTTTGGAAGAAGACGTGTTTGAAACGTTATCTGTTTTTCTAGGGTTTGAGTTATTAGTAGCTGAAGAAGCTCTCAATGTACTTGAGGTTCTCTCTAACCAGCCGCATAGTCTCTCCAAGATAACTCTTTCTTCCCTTATGAAGATGGTTGAGTCTGGACCAGAACATCTCCAAGAACAAGCTATGATCACACTCAAGAACCTCTCCTCAAGCAATGAGATTTGTCTGGAAATGGTAACTCTAGGTTTCGTCAAGAACCTCACATTATTCTTGCAACAAAGCGTCTTCAGCAAGCAATCAATCATCATTATGAGGAACTTATGCAACACTGAGAAAGGGCGGGTTTGTATAACCGAGACACCTGGCGGTTTAGCTTCAATAGCTGAGTTACTTGACTCAAATGTGCCAGAGGAGCAAGAGAATGCAATCTCCATCCTCTTACAGCTTTGTGTGGAGAAGATAGAGTATTGCAATCTTGTGGTGAGGGAAGGAGTTGATATTTATCCATCTCTCTTCTTGATATCAAACAATGGAACAAAGGAAGCCAAGGTGGGTGCATCAGAGTTGCTTAGAGCTCTTGAAGAAGTAGATTTcaacagagaagaagaagaagaagaagaagaagaagaagtagcaGGAGAAACTGCTACAAATACTTCACAGGTTGTTGCTCCAGTTATGCATCATGATCAGCCTATAATAACCACACCATCTCCAAAGAAGTCTGGTCTATTTGGACTCAGTTTCTCCAttctaaagaaaaagaaaagatagaTAAAGAGCTTAAGCATAGTTaggctgtttttttttaacttagtCTTGGAAACGTTACAAATTTTTGTGTGGTTCTCTCTATGTTGATTTAGGTTTCTATGTGTTGATACCAATCCAAAGAGCCTCCATTAACGCGAGTTTAGTTGTAATTTGATAGGGGACGTATTGTGAGTAAATATAGTATGCAATTTGTAAatctttttgtgacaaaaatggTCAATTCTTTTAACTGTTTAAGTAAACTTCAACATGTTTTAAACATGGGCAGAGATGGTTGATGTATGAGTATGgtaaataacattaaaaatggaaatttcttcttctttaattttcccacaaaaaaatttaaataacattgAAAATGAAATATCAAAAAAGGAAATTCTATTATAATCAAAAAGTGTAACGGCTATATTCTCTTTTCTTGGGTAAAAGTAATGGTTATGTCTCTACTCATTAAACACAAAGAGCCTCCGTTAATGCAAGTGTAGTTGTAATTTGATAGGGAACGTATAGTATGCAATTTGTAAATCATTAAGTCACAAAAATGGTCAATTCTTTTTTTAAGTAAACTTCACCTTTCAACATGGGCAGAGATGGTTGATGTATGAGTATTGAGTATGGTAAATAACATTAAAATGgaaatttcttcttcttttttaatttacccacaaaaaaagtaaataacatTGAAAATGAAATATCAAAAAGGGAAATTCTATTATAATCAAAAAGTGTAACGGCTATATCTCTTTTCTTGGGTAAAACTAATTATATActtattataattaaattaattaacgGCTATATCTCATTAAATACAACACACAGATACCAAAAAAAGTGTAACGGTTGCATTTCTCTAATCTATAAATACAACACACCCAAGCACTAAACTCTTATCCTTCTTCTCAAACAATGTCTACAACCAACAGTCACTATAGATTTTCTTCTATTATTCTTTGATTACTTGGCACACAGGCTTCATCTTCCATTCATAGAACCCTTACCTCAACGCGAACAAAATGCCGTCTTCTTTCAACACCGGAGCCTCTTTCTTCGCCGCAACAAACACTCCTCAGCTTGCATGGTTTAAGTCTCTTGGTTTGCAATCAGgttcaatttttataaaatttatttttatttagacaTAATTTTTTTCCCTAAATCGTTTTatatagataaaaatatatttttaaaaaatcgtttctttttttttactcttttaaataacaaatgtttttttagatttttgtatGATTGATCATGAAAGAATGATTGCATTGTCTTTCACATAGTGTTCATATAGCTTTCTAGTTGATCTCTAAAAGTTTTCCATggcttttgtttctttttgctaACTTTTTATGAATAAttagaaaatttaattatataatatgaaactaatcaaatttaaattttctactcttttaaataacaaatgttTTCTTAGATTTTTGTATGATTGATTATGAAAGTATGATTGCATAAGTTGAAACTAATCGATATCATGTTATGTTTTTGATCCTTAGAAATATCATGCCTCTTTGTCTTTCACAATATGTTCATTTAGCCTTCTAATTAATCTCCAAAGTTTTACCTttgcttttgtttctttttcctaaagttttatgaataattagaaaatttaattatataatattatattttaatcgtTAGAGAGATATCAtcatgtttgtttttgtttcagttCATTTTCTAATTAATCTTCAAACCAAATCTGAActgcaaaaaaaataacaaatgctTTGTCGAGGCAATGGCAAATTGTATCTAGATATCATGTCTCTTGTTCTGCCAGGCAATGACTCTGTTATCTTCATTCTTCTTCACTGTTCCTGGAAATGCAACCATCAATAATagtatcataaaattataatgtcTGAAACTCTGCAACTCATCATTATTGTTTTCCAAATATCTGAAGAAATTCAGGTGAAACCATTTTGACTGTTGCATCCATTTAAAGAAACTTAAACCATTTTGGGCGACaccattgctttttttttttaatctaagtCTTTGCTTCATATATACATGTCTTAATTGCTAAACCAGAAAATACGACTGAACCGTCGGTACAAATAATTAGAGATAACCGCATTTTATTGCTAAACCACAAACACTCTGTTTCGTCGATAGGGTTCGACTTGTCTGGCTCAGACGTCGCCACAACTCTCTCTCAAGTTCACCCACACACACAACACTCGGTGCATCTTTTTATCTCTCAAGAATCCTTAAAACATATGTTTCTTCTCATTGTCCGCTTGGTAATAGTTTAAGGTTGTTCTCTCTGTGAATCAAACCGATGTCTGCTTCATGTGCTGTAACACCGTCTGTTAGGACAGAACTAAGTAAAAGACTCACCTTTCCTGCTCAAACTCGTCGACCAAGTAAGCACCTTTCATCAAATTCTCCTTAGATTAAGCTTGTATCACATTAAAAGTTTCGATCTTTGCAATGAAAGGAAACAAATGCGAAATCAGCAGAAGGGGCTTTGCAGTGAGAGGGATCGTTGCTTCTGGAGTTTCAGTCATGGGCACTCCTCCTTCAGCTGCTTCTCAGCCAATCCAAGGTTTAAATCTCGAAACTTTAGTTAAAAGATTGTGTCTTTTGGCTATGATCTCTGAATGAACTGGATGATGATTCCTTTTAAGGTGGTGAGAGGTTAGCTTTTAAGCCAGAAGGATACAACTTTTGGGAATGGAGAGGTCACAAGATTCATTATGTAGTTCAAGGAGAAGGCTTGCCTCTTGTTCTTATCCATGGCTTTGGTGCTTCTGTCTTTCACTGGAGGTATAACATCCCTGAGCTGGCTAAGAAGTACAAGGTGTACGCATTGGACTTGCTCGGTTTCGGATGGAGTGACAAAGCCCTCATAGAGTATGACGCCATGGTTTGGACTGATCAAGTTATTGACTTCATCAAGGAGGTTGTCAAAGAGCCAACCGTTGTGGTTGGAAACAGCCTTGGAGGGTTCACAGCTTTGTCGGTTGCGGTGGGATTACCAGAGCAAGTCACAGGAGTGGCTCTTCTGAACTCTGCAGGACAGTTTGCATCCGAGAGTAGAAAGCAAGAGGAAGAAGCTGAGGAAACCGTTTTAACCAAGTTTATAGTTAAGCCGCTCAAAGAGGTTTTTCAACGAGTGGTTCTTGGGTTCTTGTTCTGGCAAGCTAAGCAGCCTTCTCGAATCGAATCTGTGTTAAAGAGTGTAATGTCtttatgactttttttttgttaggtttCTTTTAAAGTTTGTTACTTGGTACTCAAGTTTTCTTATTTGCAGGTGTACGTAAACGCTGCTAATGTAGATGACTACCTCGTTGAATCCATCTCAAAACCTGCAACAGACCCAAATGCTGGAGAAGTTTACTACAGGTAGTACACACAGTCACACCAAAAACAGAGCTACTCTGTTTTGAAAAACAGAGCAACTCTGTTTTTGATACATAATGGGAGCTAactgttgtttttgtttgttttaatctGTTATTAGATTGATGACAAGGTTCTTGACGAACCAGAGTAGATACACTTTGGACAGTGTTCTAAGTAAGATGACTTGCCCGCTACTGTTGCTTTGGGGTGATCTTGACCCGTGGGTTGGTCCTGCTAAAGCGGAGAAGATCAAAGCGTTTTACTCGAAGTCATCGCTGGTGCACTTACAAGCAGGGCATTGTCCTCATGACGAAGTCCCTGAAGCTGTAAACGTTGCTTTGTTGGATTGGCTGTCTAATGTAGTTTCCAAACCATCGTCCCCTGAACTCTCAGAGGTGTGAAGACTCTTTTTGCAAAGGAAGTATATAGTTTGTAAATACATTGTTACCAATACTTCTtggattatataatttaatatgatcAGGATTCTGGTTTTAGTGCAAATATTTATACGAGTAATGtcattttcatataattttgatttatacaaaatttattagAGGGTCCTACGATTATTACCTAAGCTGCTTTTTTTCAACACCTAAAGCTAAAAGATATCTCGtcttattttatgtaataattagTTAAGAAATGGTCGTATGAATATTGAGTGCTACCATTCCGAAGTGGCCAACATAAGGacctttttatcttttcttttcttttgaatagTTTTTTATGTACCATTCATTTTATAAACTCAAGAATGAGgaaattagtttttaaatttctttgattttattatttgagCATTTTAATCTGCAAAATAGTAGAATTACATGTTAACACGATTACGCGATCGATGTTTAAATCCTGTAAAAATGGTGAAAAGTGACTACTGTTGTAACATGAGAGATTTATTCTTTGTAAAAATTGTTTGACTAAAATAACATTCAAAATCGTGTTAACGGGATACTTCAACAGGAGAGATTTTTTTCTCTTGCTTTATTTAACAGTTTCttaattcttttgttttgtatgcatgagtttcaaaatctaaacatataaagggaaataaaatgaataaaatctcTTTATCATAACTTTACCATGTTCTAAATTCTAATACAGACTAATCAAAAGAGAAGATTACGCAAAAAGAGAAAAGTGGTCCTAATCAATATTCAGATTGCTAAATTGTAGGCTGTACTGTGGACAAAAGTGAAGGAATCCAATCAAGTTAGAGacggaaaagatgaaaagagaTGATATAATTATAAACCTAGTATTTGGTCTTTATATAGATATTGTTAAATTAACaatgttaatatatttatatacttataatcATATCGAACACGATCAGAGACAAATATATGCGTGTATGTTAAGTTAAAATTTAATACTATTTTCTCAATGATACATTTAAATCTCAGCTTGTTGGTCAAGATAGATATACGTATATATTATTCTATCGCAGAAGTAAGCATACTTGGGAAAGTATCCAGCTTCATCTATAGTTTAAGcatatgttaataaaatgaaaatatagttttttgac comes from the Brassica rapa cultivar Chiifu-401-42 chromosome A01, CAAS_Brap_v3.01, whole genome shotgun sequence genome and includes:
- the LOC103867481 gene encoding U-box domain-containing protein 5 is translated as MGINITQRIEKLPHSYKMHSSMCLELKNLVDRVMRIFPDIEDARPGSSTGIQTLCLINKALEKAKLLLQYCSESSKLYMAVTGEAILSRGCRAKKLLEQSLSDIRSMVPTVLATKITQVVQDLRSTVLALESSEEEAGKAVRELMQRSTTSSVSSDEVRDFHYAALKLHLSTPEAIVIERKSLKSLFAKLGECEVNKRQILKYLLCLLKKHEKIIWRDHKENSFTHLNDSVCASAAEAGCSEEEQNGTLPEHFKCPLSLTVMHDPVIISSGHTFERMWVQKWFDEGNESCPKTRRTLDDFTMKPNVAMKEQISKWCSRNGLHVQDPTTKQTKSSHNLDFSIASFGSSLYNLDFSSRDFSSSFSTDSPSKGGYFMPMQTIASESGTEVTDSSQSEVEIEPLSELTKLPWEAQVKTIQDVRKRFENNSRAFQSMSPSKFLEPLVTFLKNAAGTNGDTIKSGLALLLTFLSGNRRAIEALEEDVFETLSVFLGFELLVAEEALNVLEVLSNQPHSLSKITLSSLMKMVESGPEHLQEQAMITLKNLSSSNEICLEMVTLGFVKNLTLFLQQSVFSKQSIIIMRNLCNTEKGRVCITETPGGLASIAELLDSNVPEEQENAISILLQLCVEKIEYCNLVVREGVDIYPSLFLISNNGTKEAKVGASELLRALEEVDFNREEEEEEEEEEVAGETATNTSQVVAPVMHHDQPIITTPSPKKSGLFGLSFSILKKKKR
- the LOC103867579 gene encoding pheophytinase, chloroplastic, translated to MSASCAVTPSVRTELSKRLTFPAQTRRPRNKCEISRRGFAVRGIVASGVSVMGTPPSAASQPIQGGERLAFKPEGYNFWEWRGHKIHYVVQGEGLPLVLIHGFGASVFHWRYNIPELAKKYKVYALDLLGFGWSDKALIEYDAMVWTDQVIDFIKEVVKEPTVVVGNSLGGFTALSVAVGLPEQVTGVALLNSAGQFASESRKQEEEAEETVLTKFIVKPLKEVFQRVVLGFLFWQAKQPSRIESVLKSVYVNAANVDDYLVESISKPATDPNAGEVYYRLMTRFLTNQSRYTLDSVLSKMTCPLLLLWGDLDPWVGPAKAEKIKAFYSKSSLVHLQAGHCPHDEVPEAVNVALLDWLSNVVSKPSSPELSEV